The proteins below are encoded in one region of Portunus trituberculatus isolate SZX2019 chromosome 17, ASM1759143v1, whole genome shotgun sequence:
- the LOC123504832 gene encoding uncharacterized protein LOC123504832 isoform X2 yields MASQSGLPLFQGLPAGAPQPQPSSSAARVELGAPSQVIPPCHHSLRLEDTGVHHPRSPPASPLAPFPDLPEFRPFSWCELPESWEYSFGEDGKLVAWSPDASVPEGLRRREDVILKWTNDKEGAKVLYKIRPLSAPVSTSSRVSASNTLDAIGALLENPRLNPEGHMFIDRSKDSPAVAFSPDAWFPQVKGEYALDIPALLERSQDQPTAAPPRRAVPPSFPVLPPPIAPEGLRDCLWWSGRDRDLPHQLCEPEAKLLAAESSARQDLASTISSVTAVAMMRTWLRTLAVEFQNFPLEELRDALMALSTVAEGAANMVSVALPSAARTFAEACLAARLSASRSAPDMARRGLVRAAPLYRGLFDQEVTDRVFASVPAVIQVQPPAPPRTRSVPAPRFRSLAGRPPPFACQQQRVYRPPPSRANDQHPRRSRQHGCGLPCLACRLHE; encoded by the exons ATGGCTTCCCAGTCTGGACTTCCCCTTTTTCAAGGGCTGCCAGCTGGTGCCCCGCAGCCTCAGCCCTCTTCCTCTGCTGCGAGGGTGGAACTGGGTGCCCCTTCTCAAGTGATACCACCTTGTCATCATTCTCTCCGTTTGGAGGACACGGGGGTGCACCACCCCCGTTCTCCCCCTGCCTCGCCTCTTGCACCCTTCCCTGACTTGCCAGAGTTCCGTCCCTTTTCCTGGTGTGAACTTCCTGAGTCCTGGGAATACTCTTTTGGGGAGGATGGTAAGCTGGTGGCCTGGTCTCCCGACGCCTCTGTACCAGAGggtttgaggaggagggaggacgtGATATTGAAGTGGACCAACGACAAGGAGGGAGCCAAGGTCCTCTACAAGATTCGACCCCTCTCAGCCCCAGTCTCCACGTCTTCGAGAGTCTCCGCCTCGAACACTTTGGATGCAATTGGTGCCTTACTCGAGAACCCTCGTCTGAATCCAGAGGGGCACATGTTCATCGACAGGTCCAAAGACTCTCCAGCAGTTGCCTTTTCCCCAGATGCCTGGTTCCCTCAGGTGAAGGGGGAATATGCCCTAGACATCCCTGCACTTCTTGAGAGGTCCCAGGATCAGCCCACAGCAGCTCCACCTCGGCGGGCGGTTCCTCCGTCTTTTCCTGTTCTGCCTCCTCCCATCGCGCCAGAAGGACTCCGTGACTGCCTGTGGTGGTCGGGTCGAGACCGCGACCTGCCCCATCAACTTTGTGAGCCTGAGGCAAAGTTGCTGGCTGCGGAGTCCTCGGCTAGACAGGACTTGGCCTCAACCATCTCGTCTGTCACGGCGGTGGCGATGATGAGGACTTGGCTGAGAACGCTCGCTGTGGAGTTTCAGAATTTTCCACTGGAGGAGTTGCG cgatGCCCTGATGGCTCTCTCTACAGTGGCAGAAGGTGCGGCCAATATGGTTTCGGTGGCCTTGCCCTCGGCGGCAAGGACGTTCGCCGAGGCTTGCCTGGCTGCTCGCTTGTCAGCTTCGCGGTCGGCTCCAGATATGGCTCGTAGAGGCCTGGTTCGGGCGGCTCCCCTTTACCGCGGCCTCTTCGACCAGGAGGTGACGGACCGTGTCTTCGCTTCGGTCCCGGCAGTCATCCAGGTCCAGCCCCCTGCTCCACCAAGGACCCGGTCTGTTCCTGCTCCCAGGTTCCGCTCTCTGGCCGGACGCCCACCCCCGTTTGCCTGCCAGCAGCAGCGGGTGTATCGTCCTCCTCCCTCGAGAGCGAACGACCAGCACCCACGGCGGTCTCGG CAGCACGGTTGTGGACTTCCTTGCTTGGCTTGCAGACTCCACGAATAG
- the LOC123504832 gene encoding uncharacterized protein LOC123504832 isoform X1 gives MASQSGLPLFQGLPAGAPQPQPSSSAARVELGAPSQVIPPCHHSLRLEDTGVHHPRSPPASPLAPFPDLPEFRPFSWCELPESWEYSFGEDGKLVAWSPDASVPEGLRRREDVILKWTNDKEGAKVLYKIRPLSAPVSTSSRVSASNTLDAIGALLENPRLNPEGHMFIDRSKDSPAVAFSPDAWFPQVKGEYALDIPALLERSQDQPTAAPPRRAVPPSFPVLPPPIAPEGLRDCLWWSGRDRDLPHQLCEPEAKLLAAESSARQDLASTISSVTAVAMMRTWLRTLAVEFQNFPLEELRDALMALSTVAEGAANMVSVALPSAARTFAEACLAARLSASRSAPDMARRGLVRAAPLYRGLFDQEVTDRVFASVPAVIQVQPPAPPRTRSVPAPRFRSLAGRPPPFACQQQRVYRPPPSRANDQHPRRSRQPQPFRSQQPRNHVSRQHQRTSSYPQSGITSPGVSLPYQQPCSFSPSITSASRLEFYGELSTIAAPPRRWTRC, from the exons ATGGCTTCCCAGTCTGGACTTCCCCTTTTTCAAGGGCTGCCAGCTGGTGCCCCGCAGCCTCAGCCCTCTTCCTCTGCTGCGAGGGTGGAACTGGGTGCCCCTTCTCAAGTGATACCACCTTGTCATCATTCTCTCCGTTTGGAGGACACGGGGGTGCACCACCCCCGTTCTCCCCCTGCCTCGCCTCTTGCACCCTTCCCTGACTTGCCAGAGTTCCGTCCCTTTTCCTGGTGTGAACTTCCTGAGTCCTGGGAATACTCTTTTGGGGAGGATGGTAAGCTGGTGGCCTGGTCTCCCGACGCCTCTGTACCAGAGggtttgaggaggagggaggacgtGATATTGAAGTGGACCAACGACAAGGAGGGAGCCAAGGTCCTCTACAAGATTCGACCCCTCTCAGCCCCAGTCTCCACGTCTTCGAGAGTCTCCGCCTCGAACACTTTGGATGCAATTGGTGCCTTACTCGAGAACCCTCGTCTGAATCCAGAGGGGCACATGTTCATCGACAGGTCCAAAGACTCTCCAGCAGTTGCCTTTTCCCCAGATGCCTGGTTCCCTCAGGTGAAGGGGGAATATGCCCTAGACATCCCTGCACTTCTTGAGAGGTCCCAGGATCAGCCCACAGCAGCTCCACCTCGGCGGGCGGTTCCTCCGTCTTTTCCTGTTCTGCCTCCTCCCATCGCGCCAGAAGGACTCCGTGACTGCCTGTGGTGGTCGGGTCGAGACCGCGACCTGCCCCATCAACTTTGTGAGCCTGAGGCAAAGTTGCTGGCTGCGGAGTCCTCGGCTAGACAGGACTTGGCCTCAACCATCTCGTCTGTCACGGCGGTGGCGATGATGAGGACTTGGCTGAGAACGCTCGCTGTGGAGTTTCAGAATTTTCCACTGGAGGAGTTGCG cgatGCCCTGATGGCTCTCTCTACAGTGGCAGAAGGTGCGGCCAATATGGTTTCGGTGGCCTTGCCCTCGGCGGCAAGGACGTTCGCCGAGGCTTGCCTGGCTGCTCGCTTGTCAGCTTCGCGGTCGGCTCCAGATATGGCTCGTAGAGGCCTGGTTCGGGCGGCTCCCCTTTACCGCGGCCTCTTCGACCAGGAGGTGACGGACCGTGTCTTCGCTTCGGTCCCGGCAGTCATCCAGGTCCAGCCCCCTGCTCCACCAAGGACCCGGTCTGTTCCTGCTCCCAGGTTCCGCTCTCTGGCCGGACGCCCACCCCCGTTTGCCTGCCAGCAGCAGCGGGTGTATCGTCCTCCTCCCTCGAGAGCGAACGACCAGCACCCACGGCGGTCTCGGCAGCCGCAGCCCTTTCGGAGCCAGCAGCCACGGAACCACGTTTCCCGCCAGCACCAGAGGACTTCCAGTTATCCCCAATCGGGGATAACTTCTCCTGGGGTCAGCTTGCCTTACCAACAGCCTTGCAGCTTCTCTCCAAGCATCACTTCAGCTTCACGCTTGGAGTTTTACGGAGAGCTCTCTACCATCGCTGCTCCTCCACGGCGGTGGACAAGATGCTGA
- the LOC123504882 gene encoding uncharacterized protein LOC123504882, producing MRPRQHPDGRELPGLSKDWPFSCCPGFTLYLFRSTVSASVSCVVNTRRQRTPWTLQGLAFPLLPWLHPLPVSWSVSASASCVGEAVARFALQVSNGKEERRNVNVTVNGKTKPRNGSVRNEKREFELAKLASELGASPDAGVRGRKLPAYQGEDIPTYLTRFERIATLLTIDELSRIAAYLTRFERIATLLTIDEECLAVRLGSLLTGKAAELYPPLPSDPSLLQRAL from the exons ATGCGT CCTCGCCAACACCCAGACGGCAGAGAACTCCCTGGACTCTCGAAGGACTGGCCTTTCTCCTGCTGCCCTGGCTTCACCCTCTACCTGTTTCGTAGTACCGTCAGCGCGTCTGTCTCCTGTGTTG TGAACACCAGACGGCAGAGAACTCCCTGGACTCTCCAAGGACTGGCCTTTCCTCTGCTGCCCTGGCTTCACCCTCTACCTGTTTCCTGGTCCGTCAGCGCGTCTGCCTCCTGTGTTG GAGAGGCCGTTGCTCGGTTTGCTCTGCAGGTTTCCAACGGGAAGGAAGAGCGCAGGAACGTCAACGTCACCGTGAACGGGAAGACAAAGCCAAGGAACGGGAGCGTGAGGAACGAGAAACGAGAATTTGAACTTGCCAAGTTGGCTTCAGAGTTGGGAGCAAGTCCCGATGCTGGCGTGCGAGGACGGAAGCTTCCAGCTTACCAAGGAGAGGACATCCCCACCTACCTGACCAGATTTGAGCGTATTGCCACGCTCTTAACAATCGACGAGTTGTCTCGCATCGCCGCCTACCTGACCAGATTTGAGCGTATTGCCACGCTCTTAACAATCGACGAGGAGTGTCTCGCTGTTAGACTTGGGAGTCTACTGACAGGTAAAGCTGCTGAACTCTATCCACCTTTACCAAGcgacccctccctccttcaaagGGCGCTCTGA